From the Sphingomonas aliaeris genome, one window contains:
- the flgM gene encoding flagellar biosynthesis anti-sigma factor FlgM, whose protein sequence is MVDPLGVKPVQTGERIAPVARVVPTATVAPTVEQDADRGAVKATTVKQSGGEQSTVEKSTVASTAKDFASSPPIDLERIAKIRKAIADGNFPIYPSTIADRLIASKYDWLRNDGE, encoded by the coding sequence ATGGTGGATCCTCTCGGCGTAAAGCCGGTACAGACTGGCGAGCGCATCGCGCCCGTCGCACGCGTCGTGCCGACCGCAACGGTCGCGCCGACGGTGGAACAGGATGCGGACCGCGGCGCCGTCAAGGCGACGACCGTCAAGCAATCCGGGGGCGAGCAGTCGACGGTCGAGAAATCGACCGTCGCCAGCACGGCGAAGGATTTCGCATCGTCCCCGCCGATCGATCTCGAACGGATCGCCAAGATCCGCAAGGCGATCGCGGACGGCAATTTCCCGATCTATCCGTCGACCATCGCGGATCGGCTGATCGCGTCGAAATACGACTGGTTGCGCAATGACGGCGAATGA
- a CDS encoding flagellar protein FlgN, translating to MTANDTRRDALIRVIEALHQEIAALKTNDIAALERATQDKLQGVEAVAALGTGPAGTDLRDLADEANRLNETCRIYVNLMAANVRRRLQTLTGDAGQGGAIYRATGSMRAYA from the coding sequence ATGACGGCGAATGACACCCGCCGCGACGCACTGATCCGGGTGATCGAAGCGCTGCATCAGGAGATTGCCGCGCTGAAGACGAATGACATCGCCGCGCTGGAACGCGCGACGCAGGACAAGTTGCAGGGGGTCGAGGCGGTCGCCGCCTTGGGCACCGGCCCGGCGGGCACGGACCTGCGCGATCTGGCGGACGAGGCCAACCGGCTGAACGAAACGTGCCGCATCTACGTCAACCTGATGGCGGCAAATGTTCGCCGCCGCCTGCAAACCTTGACCGGCGATGCCGGCCAGGGCGGCGCGATCTACCGCGCGACCGGGTCTATGCGCGCTTACGCCTGA
- a CDS encoding flagella basal body P-ring formation protein FlgA, with product MYRLLIPALLCATPAIAAPAFQDTAALDRAVAAFTGRGIGSQGGARSVVDARLKLAQCPTLAMSWRSEVHDAVVVSCTGPEWRIFVPVLFTPTETNKPARQSVAAPVKAEPVIRRGDPVTIAAGSNGFSITREGVALGDAAPGARFMVRVEDAKTPVQAVAVESGRATLPGWSE from the coding sequence ATGTACCGCCTGCTGATCCCCGCATTATTGTGCGCCACCCCCGCGATCGCCGCGCCCGCATTTCAGGACACGGCGGCGCTGGACCGCGCGGTCGCCGCCTTTACCGGGCGCGGCATCGGCAGCCAGGGCGGCGCGCGGAGCGTGGTCGATGCGCGGCTGAAGCTGGCGCAATGCCCGACGCTCGCCATGTCGTGGCGGTCGGAAGTGCACGATGCGGTCGTCGTCAGCTGCACGGGGCCGGAATGGCGGATCTTCGTGCCGGTCCTGTTCACCCCCACCGAGACCAACAAGCCGGCCCGGCAGAGCGTTGCGGCACCGGTCAAGGCCGAACCCGTCATCAGACGCGGCGATCCGGTGACGATCGCCGCGGGATCGAACGGTTTTTCGATCACGCGCGAGGGCGTCGCGCTGGGCGATGCGGCACCGGGCGCGCGCTTCATGGTCCGGGTGGAGGATGCCAAGACACCGGTCCAGGCGGTCGCGGTCGAAAGCGGCCGCGCGACCCTGCCCGGATGGAGCGAATAA
- a CDS encoding flagellar motor protein MotB codes for MMPDDFPDDAPGRPAWLMTLADLALLLVGFFVFIQATGHLDRKALAKGIREGFGTDRVVEDPMPVAAASMADFAAGSAALPAPADALIGWAREATRDPRVTIRISGNSDGSTGDVDAATGSATVLAADRARAIAAEFARARAVPQDRMTIVTGSSKSRSVVVTLGFAGRLPGDRP; via the coding sequence ATGATGCCGGACGACTTCCCCGACGACGCGCCCGGCCGCCCGGCCTGGCTGATGACGCTCGCCGATCTCGCCTTGCTGCTGGTCGGGTTCTTCGTGTTCATCCAGGCGACCGGGCATCTGGATCGCAAGGCACTGGCCAAGGGCATCCGCGAGGGCTTCGGGACGGACCGGGTGGTCGAGGATCCGATGCCGGTCGCGGCCGCGTCGATGGCGGACTTCGCTGCCGGATCCGCCGCCCTGCCCGCCCCCGCCGATGCGCTGATCGGCTGGGCGCGCGAGGCGACGCGCGATCCACGCGTGACGATCAGGATCAGCGGGAATAGCGACGGATCGACCGGCGACGTGGATGCGGCGACCGGCAGCGCCACCGTGCTCGCCGCCGACCGTGCGCGCGCGATCGCCGCCGAATTCGCCCGCGCCCGCGCGGTGCCGCAGGACCGCATGACGATCGTGACCGGCAGCAGCAAGAGCCGGTCGGTCGTCGTCACGCTCGGCTTTGCCGGCCGATTGCCGGGCGACCGGCCATGA